The sequence CCCGGCTGCCGCTGCCACCCCGGCGCCGGCCCAGCCCCAGCCTGCCCCCGAAGCGCAACCCCTGCCGCGCCCGCCCGTGCAGCAGCCCGCCGCTGCGCCCGTGGCTTCTGCTGCCGGCGAGGGAGCCGAGGAAGCCCCCAAGAAGCTCTCCCCCTCCGCCAAGCGGCGCCTGCGCCGCAGGCGAAAGAAGGAAGAAGAGGCCGCTGGGGGGGGCGCCCCGGCAACGACCACGCCCCGGGCCCCAGAGACCGCCCCGGAGCCGGTCCCGTCTGCTCCCAGCGCTTCGTCTGTTCCGGCCGCACGTGCACCCCAGCCCGTCCGGGGCGCAGCACCCCTGGTCCAGCCCGTTCCCGAGGTTGAGGCGCCCCCCAAGCGCCGGCCGCCCCGGCGCAAGCGAAAGCCGACCACCGCGAGCTCGCAGACCCAGGCGCCGCCGGCAGCCTCCGCGCCCGCGGGCGAACCCGCTCCTCGGGTGACGCCGCCGGCCCCCGCATCGAGCCCGGAGCCGGCACCGGCAGGCGTATCCCCGGCTGGCCCGGCTCCAGGGAAAGAACCCAAACCGCCCGCCGCCAAGAAACCGGCCGCCGCCAAGAAACCCGCGGCTTCCAGGAAGCAGGCGGCTCCCAAGAAAGCTGCGCCCGGCGCCGCCACCCCGGCCCCCGAGCCGTCGGGGGCGGGTGGCGAGACCGGAGCCGGGAGCAAGGCCCCGCCGGCGGCAAAGAAGCCCCGCTCCCGCGCCGCGACACGAAAACCCAAGACCCCGGCCTCGAAGGAGAAGCCTTCCTCGGAAGGATCGCCGGATCCCGACTGAGCGCGGCCGTCCCGAGGAGGGGTGACGCCCGATTTTTCGGGTACCTGCGCGTGTGCCCAAAGGGCCGCCAGGATCCACCACCTCATCCTGGGGCGGGGTTCGGGAGTCCTGGAGCGCAGCCCCGTGCCGCCTCGACCGAACTGCGGCAGCTCGGCCGAAACCAGTGAGGCTCGGCGCACCGGCTCCCTCGGAGACGTCGCCTCCGAATATCGCGGATTGCGGGGCGGAGTGTAAGGGCTCCCGGACCCCGCTCGCCACCCAGGCGGTGGATCCAGGGCTGCGCGCCTTGACGTTTGCGAGGGCCCTTTGATAGCGTCATGCGGTTTGCCGGACGCTGCCCGTCCGGCGAAACCCGCTCCCCCGATCCCATCCGCGTCTGCACGCTCTTGACTGGAGGAACTGCTGTGAAGAAGACCACCCTGCTCGCACCGGGGCCCACCCCGGTACCCCCCGACACCCTGCTGGCCATGGCTCGGCCGATCATCCACCACCGGGAGCCCGAGTTCAAACCCGTCTTCGAGGCCTGCCGCAAGGGGCTCCAGTACCTCTTCCAGACCCAACGCGACGTGGTGATCCTGGCCGCCTCGGGCACCGGCGCCATGGAGGCCGCGGTCACCAACTTCCTGCGCAAGGGAGACAAGGCGCTCTTCGTCAACGGTGGAAAGTTCGGCGAGCGCTGGGGCAAGATCCTCAAGGCCTACGGGTGCAAGGGCGTGGAGATTCCCGTGGAGTGGGGCCAGGCCGTCGACCCCGAGGCCGTGCGCCGCGCCCTCGACGCCGACCCGGAGATTCGGGCGGTCTACGTGCAGGCGAGCGAGACGAGCACCGCCGTGGAACACCCCGTGCGGGAGCTCGCCAAGATCACCAAGGACCGCCCTGGGGTGCTCCTGGTGGTGGACGGCATCACGGCCGTGGGTGTCTTCGAGCTGCCCATGGACGCCGCGGGCATCGACATCCTGGTCACCGGCAGCCAGAAGGCCCTCATGCTCCCGCCGGGGCTCGCCTTCATTGCCTGGAGCGAGAAGGCCGAGGGCTTCATGGGCACCTCGGACCTGCCCCGCTTCTACTTCGACCTCAAGGCCGAGAGGAAGAAGCAGCAGGAGAACCAGACTGCCTGGACCCCCGCGGTGAGCCTGGTCGTGGGCCTGGCGGACGTGCTCCGCCAGATCCAGGAGGAGAAGCTGGAAGGCGTCTTCGGGCGCACCGCCCGCCTGGCCGAGGCCACCCGCGCCGCCGCCCGGGCCCTGGGTCTGGAGCTCTACGCCCCCGGGAGCCCCAGCGACGCCTGCACCGCCGTGAAGATGCCCGCTGGAGTGGACGGCCAGGCCCTCAAGAAGGCCTTTCGCGAACGCTTCGGCATCACCGTGGCGGGCGGGCAGGACCAGGCCAAGGGCAAGATCATCCGCATCGCCCACCTGGGCTATGCCGACACCTTCGACGTGGTCACCGCCGTGGCGGCCCTGGAGATGGCGCTCGTCGGGCTCGGCCACCCGGTGCAGCTCGGCGCCGGGGTGCGGGCGGCCCTCGAAGTGCTGGGAGGGAGCGCGCGATGAAGAAGGTACTGGTGAGCGACAGCCTCTCCGCCCAGGGGATCGAGATCCTCCGGGCCGCCCCGGGCCTCCAGGTGGACGTGAAGACGAGCCTCAAGCCCGCCGAGCTCGTGGCCGCCATCGGCCAGTACGACGCCCTCGTGGTGCGCAGCGCCACCAAGGTGACCGCGGAGGTCCTGGAGGCCGCCGGGAACCTCAAGGTGGTGGGCCGCGCGGGGATCGGGGTCGACAACGTGGACGTCCCCGCCGCCACCAAGCGCGGCGTGGTCGTCATGAACACCCCGGGCGGCAATACCGTGACCACGGCCGAGCACGCGCTCGCGCTGATGATGAGCCTCGTGCGCTACGTGCCCCAGGCCACCGTGAGCATGAAGGCCGGCGAGTGGGAGAAGAAGAAGTTCCAGGGACACGAGCTCTGCGGCAAGACCCTCGGGGTGGTTGGCCTGGGGAACATCGGCTCCATCGTCGCCGACCGGGCCCTGGGCCTCAAGATGAAGGTGCTGGCCTACGACCCCTTCATCAGCCCCGACCGGGCCGCCGAGCTCGGGGTGGAGCTCGCCGACCTCGATGCCGTCCTGCGCCGGGCCGACATCGTCACGATCCACGTGCCCCTCCTGGACGAGACCAAGAACCTCATCGGCGCCGAGGCGTTCGCCAAGATGAAGGACGGCGTCTACTTCGTCTGCGCCGCACGGGGCGGCATCGTGGACGAAGCGGCCCTCCTCGCGGCCCTCGAGAGCGGCAAGGTCGCGGGCGCGGCCCTGGACGTCTTTGCCAAGGAGCCCCCCGGGCTCACCCCGCTGGTCACCCACGAGAGGGTGATCTGCACGCCCCACCTGGGGGCGAGCACCGTGGAGGCCCAGGAGGCGGTCTCCTTGCAGGTGGCCGACCAGATCGTCGACTACCTGGTCAACGGCACCATCCGCAACGCCGTCAACGTGCCGAGCGTGCCCTCCGAGATGCTCGAGCAGATGCGCCCGTACCTCGACATGGCCCGCAACCTCGGCCGCCTCCAGTCCCAGCTCGGCGCCGAGGCCCTCACGTCCGTCGAGCTCGAGTAC is a genomic window of Thermodesulfobacteriota bacterium containing:
- a CDS encoding alanine--glyoxylate aminotransferase family protein, which codes for MKKTTLLAPGPTPVPPDTLLAMARPIIHHREPEFKPVFEACRKGLQYLFQTQRDVVILAASGTGAMEAAVTNFLRKGDKALFVNGGKFGERWGKILKAYGCKGVEIPVEWGQAVDPEAVRRALDADPEIRAVYVQASETSTAVEHPVRELAKITKDRPGVLLVVDGITAVGVFELPMDAAGIDILVTGSQKALMLPPGLAFIAWSEKAEGFMGTSDLPRFYFDLKAERKKQQENQTAWTPAVSLVVGLADVLRQIQEEKLEGVFGRTARLAEATRAAARALGLELYAPGSPSDACTAVKMPAGVDGQALKKAFRERFGITVAGGQDQAKGKIIRIAHLGYADTFDVVTAVAALEMALVGLGHPVQLGAGVRAALEVLGGSAR
- the serA gene encoding phosphoglycerate dehydrogenase; this translates as MKKVLVSDSLSAQGIEILRAAPGLQVDVKTSLKPAELVAAIGQYDALVVRSATKVTAEVLEAAGNLKVVGRAGIGVDNVDVPAATKRGVVVMNTPGGNTVTTAEHALALMMSLVRYVPQATVSMKAGEWEKKKFQGHELCGKTLGVVGLGNIGSIVADRALGLKMKVLAYDPFISPDRAAELGVELADLDAVLRRADIVTIHVPLLDETKNLIGAEAFAKMKDGVYFVCAARGGIVDEAALLAALESGKVAGAALDVFAKEPPGLTPLVTHERVICTPHLGASTVEAQEAVSLQVADQIVDYLVNGTIRNAVNVPSVPSEMLEQMRPYLDMARNLGRLQSQLGAEALTSVELEYSGKTAEGRTGLYTAAALEGLLSASLGGRVNLVNAPVVARERGIRVVETLARAGEDYSALIRLRVETASGAASLAGAIFGKREPRVVEIDGIGIEAIPQGHLLVFWNYDRPGLVGSIGTTLGKHGINIGQLAFGREAVGGRAVTVVNVDSPAGEDILQELRGLPHVISVTQAHL